One window of the bacterium genome contains the following:
- a CDS encoding metal-dependent transcriptional regulator has translation MNLSHDTVTQEYIEIIADLENENKVARVKDIAERRGVTRSSVSIALSQLAKKDLITHEAYGHILLTAEGRRLAHHLTLRHQAVKDLLTDILGVDESIAEQDACKFEHLISVETHSALMRFLYLVRQCPKKYGQFIREVRECARAYSDGTPCVECMTK, from the coding sequence ATGAACCTGTCTCATGATACTGTCACCCAGGAATACATCGAAATCATCGCGGATCTGGAGAATGAGAACAAGGTGGCGCGTGTCAAAGACATCGCTGAACGTCGAGGGGTCACCCGGTCCAGTGTTTCCATCGCGCTGAGTCAATTAGCCAAAAAAGATCTCATCACGCATGAAGCCTATGGACATATCCTACTCACCGCCGAGGGCCGTCGACTGGCGCACCATTTGACGCTCAGGCATCAGGCGGTCAAAGATTTATTGACGGACATTCTTGGAGTGGATGAATCGATTGCAGAACAGGATGCCTGCAAGTTTGAACATCTGATCAGCGTCGAAACCCACTCGGCGTTGATGCGTTTTCTTTATTTGGTTAGGCAGTGTCCTAAAAAGTATGGACAATTCATCCGTGAAGTTCGTGAATGTGCCCGTGCGTATTCCGACGGCACGCCTTGTGTGGAATGCATGACAAAATAA